CCTTCATTATCAGCAATTCTTGCATCATCAATATTAATTGCGACACGTTCTATCGTAATATCTGGCCTGCCCCCAGCTTGTCCAATGCATATAATAATTTCCGGCGCTAGTTCTTCTATATACTCTTTTAATACGCTTATTGATTTATGAAATACAGTTGGTACTTGTTTGCTTATTATCTTGTATTCTCCAATTGTTTTTTCATGCAAACCTTTTGCTACTTCCCAAGCTGGATTGATATTTTCTCCGCCGAACGGATCAAACCCTGTTAATAATACTGTTTTCATAGTTTTATCCTCCTAATTAGAAACGATATACTAGGCCGTACATAATAAACATATTTATGATAAAAATTGAAAGAGCAATTGGTACTTGCGCTTTAATAACCGCATTTTTATCCTTTAGCTCTAAAAGCATCGCAGGTACGATATTAAAGTTTGCTGCCATTGGAGTAAGCAGCGTTCCGCAATATCCAGCAAACATACCGAGTGCTGCCATAATTGCTGGGTTTCCGCCGTGCATTTGAACTATTAAAGGTAAGCCAATTCCGCCAGTAATAACAGCAAACGCTGCGAATGCATTTCCCATTACGACTGTAAATAGCATCATGCCTAAACAGTACGCCATAACGGCAACGAACGGATACTCTGTCGGTAGCACTTGTCCGACTAAGTCTGAAACAACTTGTCCAACGCCAGACTTCGCGAATATACCGCCAAGTGCTGCTAACATTTGTGGTAAAATTACAGCCCATCCAACAGCTTGTAATAGTCTGCTTCCTTCTTGTACAGGTGTTGTTATTTTTGATTTTGTAATACGCATCGCCGCAACAAATGCGAGTAATGCACCAAGCGCTAGTGCAACTAATGTTACTTTATCTGGATCAACAAGAGAGACATTTCCCCATTTAATTTTCCCTAAGGTCAACGTACCGATAATTGTAAAAATAG
This DNA window, taken from Bacillus cereus ATCC 14579, encodes the following:
- a CDS encoding DUF979 domain-containing protein; its protein translation is MNIITMDTIYYVLGIIVAFIAVRIAFDCKHPNRFGSSLFWALFAVTFLFGNVIPSFYVGCIVLAMVVLASLNKVTKSEEKEVPVQERVKHAEKLKNKIFMPALLIPIFTIIGTLTLGKIKWGNVSLVDPDKVTLVALALGALLAFVAAMRITKSKITTPVQEGSRLLQAVGWAVILPQMLAALGGIFAKSGVGQVVSDLVGQVLPTEYPFVAVMAYCLGMMLFTVVMGNAFAAFAVITGGIGLPLIVQMHGGNPAIMAALGMFAGYCGTLLTPMAANFNIVPAMLLELKDKNAVIKAQVPIALSIFIINMFIMYGLVYRF